In Zea mays cultivar B73 chromosome 7, Zm-B73-REFERENCE-NAM-5.0, whole genome shotgun sequence, the following proteins share a genomic window:
- the LOC103633380 gene encoding putative protein TPRXL produces MAETECRASDSADGPTSDSADDFEFCILSSGGIVPAGESAGTDMCVADEVFCQGKLLPLRASSAAAADGATLPRSESVASTVGLVSRSGSRSASSSSSGSSSGCVSRSQSSKSASSDHGAGAPPPRRSLSSSLFYAHPSPSPRLRSARPRRSTGSAQPAAAAWGLFRFRLGVVGAPDVYPPPPPRPAADAKVTAAARGGGSRSARFEQVAAAVDRKLGLAALFGDRLGCKCSPDAIIEPVRARVPEAARRSREKHGAKCGRGRGVARRSRILDWLEELSIVKDKK; encoded by the coding sequence ATGGCAGAGACAGAGTGCCGCGCCTCGGACTCGGCCGACGGCCCCACCTCGGACTCGGCCGACGACTTCGAGTTCTGCATCCTGTCGTCCGGCGGCATCGTCCCGGCCGGAGAGAGCGCGGGGACGGACATGTGCGTGGCCGACGAGGTCTTCTGCCAGGGCAAGCTCCTCCCGCTCCGCGCCTCCTCGGCCGCGGCCGCCGACGGCGCCACGCTGCCGAGGTCGGAGTCAGTGGCCTCCACCGTGGGCCTGGTGTCGCGGTCCGGCAGCCGCAGCGCGAGCTCGAGCTCGAGCGGCAGCAGCAGCGGGTGCGTGAGCCGGAGCCAGTCGTCCAAGAGCGCCTCCTCCGACCACGGCGCCGGGGCGCCTCCGCCGCGGCGCTCGCTGTCGAGCAGCCTGTTCTACGCGCACCCGAGCCCGTCGCCGCGGCTGCGCTCGGCGCGCCCGCGCCGCAGCACCGGGTCCGCGCAGCCCGCCGCGGCGGCGTGGGGCCTGTTTCGCTTCCGCCTCGGCGTCGTCGGCGCCCCGGACGTGtaccctccgccgccgccgcgccccgcGGCCGATGCCAAGGTCACCGCCGCAGCGAGGGGCGGAGGCAGCAGGAGCGCGCGGTTCGAACAGGTGGCCGCCGCCGTCGACAGGAAGCTTGGATTGGCGGCGCTGTTCGGGGACAGGCTCGGCTGCAAGTGCTCGCCCGACGCCATCATCGAGCCCGTGCGCGCGCGCGTGCCGGAGGCGGCGAGGCGGAGCAGGGAGAAGCACGGCGCCAAGTGCGGCCGCGGCCGGGGCGTCGCCCGCCGTAGCAGGATCCTGGACTGGCTCGAAGAGCTCTCCATTGTGAAGGATAAGAAGTAG
- the LOC118472999 gene encoding zinc finger protein 36: MDQDDYLSLCLAAALVAASQQAAGDAPPLRARAAASELRPLHFRCPICGKAFASYQALGGHKASHRKPAAAAAAYDGKAPSSPSSSGQHQKGAVAAGIGGASAGGRHVCTVCHRYFATGQALGGHKRFHYLHGPSVPASSLPPSTAGAAAGVGWLDLNLTPLAPDVSFAGVRRRRGEDDEVQSPLPLPAKKHRASTSA, translated from the coding sequence ATGGACCAAGACGACTACCTGTCGCTGTGCCTCGCGGCGGCGCTGGTCGCCGCGTCCCAACAGGCCGCCGGCGACGCGCCACCGTTACGCGCGAGGGCGGCGGCGTCCGAGCTCCGGCCGCTCCACTTCCGCTGCCCCATCTGCGGCAAGGCGTTCGCGTCGTACCAAGCGCTGGGCGGCCACAAGGCGAGCCACCGCAAGCCTGCTGCTGCGGCGGCGGCATACGATGGCaaggcgccatcatcgccgtcGTCATCCGGCCAGCACCAGAAGGGAGCCGTGGCGGCCGGGATCGGCGGCGCCAGCGCCGGCGGGCGGCACGTCTGCACGGTGTGCCACAGGTACTTCGCCACAGGGCAGGCGCTCGGCGGCCACAAGAGGTTCCATTACCTGCACGGCCCGTCGGTGCCGGCCTCATCGCTGCCGCCCAGCACTGCAGGTGCTGCGGCCGGCGTGGGCTGGCTTGACCTCAACCTGACGCCCCTTGCGCCGGACGTTTCATTTGCCGGAGTCAGACGACGACGGGGCGAGGATGACGAGGTTCAGAGCCCATTGCCTTTGCCGGCCAAGAAGCATCGGGCGTCAACTTCTGCGTGA
- the LOC103633383 gene encoding pentatricopeptide repeat-containing protein At5g02860 codes for MAEMLALPLPLRAPAPPPRPTIPNPIVTHRQPHTPSSSPPRLFSPNSLLSTSRPTPASSSRKPRLGRPLDTFRGEQPWHLPPSLSLPARRALLALLADPAEHASPRDVLSALPETDLPAVVNTLASRGGHPGIAVAVVRAARDLHGDRALHHPRVLPTAIRVFARAGCLAEASAILEAAPAPDASAYTALVSAFSRAGRFRDAVAVFQRMVDGGVQPALVTYNVVFHAYSKMSVPWKEVVALVDSMKEDGIERDRYTYNTLISCCRRRGLHREAAQVFDEMKAAGFEPDKVTFNSLLDVYGKARKHEEAIGVLKRMENAGCTPSVVTYNSLISAYVKDGLLEEALELKQEMEFRGMKPDVVTYTTLISGLDRVGKIDAALATYSEMVRNGCSPNLCTYNALIKLHGVRGKFTEMMAVFDDLRSAGYVPDVVTWNTLLSVFGQNGLDSEVSGVFKEMKKAGYIPERDTYVSLISSYSRCGLFDQAMEIYKRMIEAGIYPDISTYNAVLSALARGGRWEQAEKLFAEMVDRDCKPDELSYSSLLHAYANAKKLDKMKTLSEDIYAERIERHNWLVKTLVLVNNKVNNLPETEKAFQELRRRRCSLDINVLNAMVSIYGKNKMVKKVEEVLSLMMENSINHSAATYNSLMHMYSRLGDCEKCESILTEIKSSGMRPDRYSYNTVIYAYGRKGQMKEASRLFSEMKCSGVKPDIVTYNIFIKSYVANIMFEEAIDLVRYLVTQGCRPNERTFNSILQGYSRHGRMVEAKSFLSNLPKIYPGISKQEKQRLSELLAKHTS; via the coding sequence ATGGCCGAAATGCTCGCCCTTCCGCTGCCCCTCCGAGCTCCGGCGCCACCGCCGCGTCCTACAATTCCCAACCCCATCGTCACCCATCGCCAACCTCACACACCGTCCTCCTCCCCTCCTCGCCTCTTCTCCCCGAACTCCCTCCTCTCCACTTCCCGCCCCACTCCAGCCTCATCCTCCCGCAAACCGCGCCTCGGCCGCCCGCTCGACACCTTCCGCGGCGAACAGCCGTGGCACCTGCCTCCGTCCCTGTCCCTCCCCGCCCGCCGCGCGCTCCTCGCCCTGCTCGCCGACCCGGCGGAACACGCTTCCCCGCGCGACGTCCTCTCGGCGCTCCCGGAGACCGATCTCCCCGCCGTCGTGAACACGCTCGCCTCCCGAGGGGGCCACCCCGGCATCGCTGTCGCCGTGGTCCGCGCCGCGCGGGACCTCCACGGTGACCGCGCTCTCCATCACCCGCGCGTGCTGCCTACTGCCATCCGCGTGTTTGCGCGCGCCGGCTGCCTCGCCGAGGCCTCTGCTATCCTCGAGGCCGCGCCGGCGCCCGACGCCAGCGCATACACTGCGCTCGTGTCCGCGTTCTCCCGCGCCGGGAGGTTCCGGGACGCGGTCGCCGTGTTCCAGCGCATGGTGGATGGAGGCGTGCAGCCCGCGCTCGTCACCTACAACGTTGTGTTCCATGCCTACTCCAAGATGTCTGTCCCGTGGAAAGAGGTCGTGGCGCTCGTGGACTCAATGAAGGAGGACGGCATTGAGCGGGACAGGTATACGTACAACACGCTCATTAGTTGTTGCCGTCGAAGGGGGCTTCACAGGGAGGCAGCGCAGGTGTTCGATGAGATGAAGGCTGCTGGATTCGAACCTGACAAGGTCACATTCAATTCCCTGCTGGATGTATATGGTAAGGCGCGGAAGCATGAGGAGGCAATTGGGGTGCTAAAGAGGATGGAGAATGCCGGATGTACACCCAGCGTGGTGACCTACAACTCGCTCATCTCGGCTTATGTGAAGGATGGGTTGTTAGAAGAGGCTCTGGAGCTAAAACAGGAGATGGAGTTCAGGGGTATGAAGCCGGATGTGGTTACATACACGACATTGATCTCTGGCCTTGACAGAGTTGGCAAAATTGACGCAGCACTTGCTACATACAGTGAAATGGTGAGGAACGGATGTAGCCCGAACTTATGCACCTATAATGCATTGATCAAGTTGCACGGGGTGAGGGGGAAATTCACAGAGATGATGGCTGTCTTTGATGACCTCAGGTCTGCTGGGTATGTGCCAGATGTTGTCACCTGGAACACGCTCTTGTCCGTGTTTGGGCAGAATGGTCTAGATTCTGAGGTTTCAGGGGTGTtcaaggagatgaagaaagctgGCTATATCCCTGAGAGGGACACATATGTTTCACTAATTAGTTCATATAGTCGATGTGGTTTGTTTGATCAAGCAATGGAGATATACAAGAGGATGATAGAAGCCGGTATATATCCAGATATTTCGACTTATAATGCTGTTCTATCTGCATTGGCTCGTGGTGGTCGCTGGGAACAAGCAGAAAAGTTGTTTGCTGAGATGGTGGATCGAGATTGTAAGCCAGATGAGCTCAGTTATTCCTCATTGCTTCATGCATATGCTAATGCTAAGAAGTTGGACAAAATGAAAACTTTATCAGAAGATATATATGCAGAGAGGATTGAACGACACAACTGGCTAGTAAAAACATTGGTCCTGGTCAATAACAAAGTTAATAATTTACCTGAGACAGAAAAGGCGTTTCAGGAACTGAGGAGGCGGCGTTGCTCCCTGGACATTAATGTTCTTAACGCCATGGTATCCATATACGGGAAAAATAAGATGGTTAAGAAGGTGGAGGAGGTCCTTTCACTCATGATGGAGAATTCTATCAACCACAGTGCTGCAACCTATAATAGTTTGATGCATATGTATTCTCGTTTAGGTGATTGTGAAAAGTGTGAATCAATCCTCACTGAGATCAAGTCAAGTGGCATGCGCCCTGATAGATACTCTTATAACACTGTGATATATGCATATGGAAGAAAAGGACAGATGAAAGAAGCCTCAAGGTTGTTCTCTGAAATGAAATGTTCAGGCGTGAAACCAGATATTGTAACATACAATATTTTCATCAAGAGCTATGTTGCCAACATAATGTTTGAAGAAGCTATTGATTTAGTACGCTATTTGGTTACACAAGGTTGCAGGCCAAATGAGAGAACTTTCAATTCAATACTGCAGGGCTACTCTAGACATGGAAGGATGGTAGAGGCGAAATCATTCCTTAGCAACCTTCCTAAGATTTATCCTGGAATATCGAAACAAGAAAAACAACGACTGTCGGAACTGCTGGCAAAACACACTTCGTAA